In Oryza sativa Japonica Group chromosome 2, ASM3414082v1, the following are encoded in one genomic region:
- the LOC4330430 gene encoding cell division cycle 20.2, cofactor of APC complex: MDAGSHSISSEKSHGLAPRPPLQEAGSRPYMPSLSTASRNPSAKCYGDRFIPDRSAMDMDMAHYLLTEPKKDKENAAASPSKEVYRRLLAEKLLNNRTRILAFRNKPPEPENVSAADTASTHQAKPAKQRRYIPQSAERTLDAPDLVDDYYLNLLDWGSKNVLSIALGDTVYLWDASSGSTSELVTVDEDSGPITSVSWAPDGQHVAVGLNSSDIQLWDTSSNRLLRTLRGVHESRVGSLAWNNNILTTGGMDGNIVNNDVRIRNHVVQTYQGHSQEVCGLKWSGSGQQLASGGNDNLLHIWDVSMASSVPSAGRNQWLHRLEDHTAAVKALAWCPFQSNLLATGGGGSDRCIKFWNTHTGACLNSVDTGSQVCALLWNKNERELLSSHGFTQNQLTLWKYPSMVKMAELTGHTSRVLFMAQSPDGCTVASAAADETLRFWNVFGSPEAPKPAAKASHTGMFNSFNHLR, from the exons ATGGACGCAGGCTCCCACTCGATCTCGTCGGAGAAGAGCCACGGActcgcgccgcggccgccgctccagGAGGCCGGCTCCCGCCCGTACATGCCATCGCTGAGCACTGCCTCGCGCAACCCGTCGGCCAAGTGCTAC GGGGATAGGTTCATACCGGACAGGTCGGCGATGGACATGGACATGGCGCACTACCTGCTCACGGAGCCCAAGAAGGACAAGGAGAACGCGGCGGCGTCCCCGTCCAAGGAGGTGTACCGGAGGCTGCTCGCCGAGAAGCTGCTCAACAACCGGACACGGATCCTCGCCTTCCGGAACAAGCCACCGGAGCCCGAGAACGTCTCTGCCGCGGATACTGCTTCTACCCACCAGGCCAAGCCGGCCAAGCAGCGGCGCTACATTCCCCAG TCTGCCGAGAGGACTCTGGATGCACCGGACCTCGTCGACGATTACTATCTCAACCTGCTGGACTGGGGAAGCAAGAACGTGCTGTCCATTGCGCTGGGCGACACGGTGTACCTGTGGGACGCCTCGAGCGGATCCACATCTGAGCTCGTGACCGTGGACGAGGACAGCGGCCCGATCACCAGCGTCAGCTGGGCTCCTGACGGCCAGCATGTCGCCGTTGGCCTCAACTCTTCCGACATCCAGCTCTGGGACACCAGCTCCAACCGACTG CTTAGAACTCTGAGAGGTGTGCACGAATCAAGAGTCGGTTCACTCGCATGGAACAACAACATCCTGACCACTGGCGGTATGGACGGCAACATCGTGAACAATGACGTAAGAATCAGGAACCATGTCGTGCAGACATACCAGGGGCACAGCCAGGAGGTGTGCGGGCTCAAGTGGTCTGGTTCAGGGCAGCAGCTGGCCAGTGGTGGCAACGACAACCTTCTTCACATTTGGGATGTGTCCATGGCATCGTCCGTCCCATCTGCAGGCCGCAACCAGTGGCTGCACAGGCTCGAGGATCACACGGCCGCTGTGAAAGCGCTTGCATGGTGCCCATTCCAGAGCAACCTGCTTGCAACTGGAGGTGGTGGTAGCGACCGGTGCATCAAGTTCTGGAACACACACACCGGTGCATGCTTGAACTCTGTCGATACCGGATCGCAGGTGTGCGCTCTTCTATGGAACAAAAATGAGAGAGAGCTTCTGAGTTCACACGGATTCACGCAGAACCAGCTGACATTGTGGAAGTACCCGTCGATGGTTAAGATGGCTGAACTCACTGGCCATACTTCCCGTGTCCTTTTCATGGCTCAG AGTCCTGATGGTTGCACAGTAGCATCGGCTGCTGCAGATGAGACCCTGCGGTTCTGGAATGTGTTTGGTAGTCCTGAAGCCCCCAAGCCTGCAGCCAAGGCTTCCCACACTGGGATGTTCAACAGCTTCAACCATCTCAGATAA
- the LOC4330433 gene encoding polyamine transporter PUT1 encodes MRASTPHGRRRNNNQVELQHPGHGEEEGGIGGSMADTGGRPEVSLATVRSPGHPAASTTAAAAADLGHADTGQEKPTVESAQPANGAAPMGECGTEYRGLPDGDAGGPMPSSARTVSMIPLIFLIFYEVSGGPFGIEDSVGAAGPLLAIIGFLVLPVIWSIPEALITAELGAMFPENGGYVVWVASALGPYWGFQQGWMKWLSGVIDNALYPVLFLDYLKSGVPALGGGAPRAFAVVGLTAVLTLLNYRGLTVVGWVAICLGVFSLLPFFVMGLIALPKLRPARWLVIDLHNVDWNLYLNTLFWNLNYWDSISTLAGEVKNPGKTLPKALFYAVIFVVVAYLYPLLAGTGAVPLDRGQWTDGYFADIAKLLGGAWLMWWVQSAAALSNMGMFVAEMSSDSYQLLGMAERGMLPSFFAARSRYGTPLAGILFSASGVLLLSMMSFQEIVAAENFLYCFGMLLEFVAFILHRVRRPDAARPYRVPLGTAGCVAMLVPPTALIAVVLALSTLKVAVVSLGAVAMGLVLQPALRFVEKKRWLRFSVNPDLPEIGVIRPPAAPDEPLVP; translated from the exons ATGCGCGCTTCCACTCCGCACGGCCGGAGGCGTAATAATAATCAGGTTGAGCTCCAGCATCCGGGgcacggggaggaggaaggagggatcGGGGGATCCATGGCGGACACCGGCGGACGGCCGGAGGTGTCGCTGGCCACGGTCCGGTCGCCGGGCCACCCGGCAGCTTctacgacggcagcggcggcggcggatctcgGCCACGCTGACACCGGGCAAGAG AAGCCCACCGTCGAGAGCGCCCAACCGGCGAACGGTGCCGCTCCGATGGGCGAGTGCGGCACGGAGTACAGGGGCCtccccgacggcgacgccggcgggccAATGCCGTCGTCGGCACGCACGGTTTCGATGATCCCGctcatcttcctcatcttctACGAGGTGTCCGGCGGGCCGTTCGGGATCGAGGACAGCGTGGGCGCGGCCGGGCCGCTGCTCGCCATCATCGGCTTCTTGGTCCTCCCCGTCATCTGGAGCATCCCGGAGGCGCTGATCACGGCGGAGCTGGGCGCCATGTTCCCGGAGAACGGCGGGTACGTCGTGTGGGTGGCGTCGGCGCTCGGCCCGTACTGGGGGTTCCAGCAAGGGTGGATGAAGTGGTTGAGCGGCGTCATCGACAACGCGCTCTACCCCGTCCTCTTCTTGGACTACCTCAAGTCCGGCGTCCCGGCGCTCGGCGGAGGCGCGCCGAGGgcgttcgccgtcgtcggcctGACGGCCGTGCTGACATTGCTGAATTACCGGGGGCTCACCGTCGTCGGATGGGTGGCGATCTGCCTTGGcgtcttctccctcctccctttttTCGTCATGGGGCTCATCGCGCTCCCCAAGCTCCGGCCGGCGAGGTGGCTCGTGATCGACCTCCACAACGTCGATTGGAATCTGTACCTGAACACTCTGTTCTGGAACCTCAACTACTGGGATTCGATCAGCACGTTGGCCGGCGAGGTGAAGAATCCCGGCAAGACGCTGCCCAAGGCGCTGTTCTACGCGGTCATCTTCGTGGTGGTCGCCTACCTGTACCCTCTCCTCGCCGGGACGGGAGCCGTGCCGCTGGACAGGGGGCAGTGGACAGACGGCTACTTCGCGGACATCGCGAAGCTGCTCGGCGGCGCGTGGCTGATGTGGTGGgtgcagtcggcggcggcgctgtcgaACATGGGCATGTTCGTGGCGGAGATGAGCAGCGACTCGTACCAGCTGCTGGGCATGGCGGAGCGGGGCATGCTCCCGTCCTTCTTCGCGGCGCGGTCGCGGTACGGCACGCCGCTGGCGGGCATCCTCTTCTCGGCCTCCGGCGTGCTGCTGCTCTCGATGATGAGCTTCCAGGAGATCGTGGCGGCCGAGAACTTCCTCTACTGCTTCGGCATGCTCCTCGAGTTCGTCGCCTTCATCCTGCACCGGGTGAGGCGCCCCGACGCGGCGCGCCCATACAGGGTGCCGCTGGGCACAGCCGGGTGCGTGGCGATGCTGGTGCCGCCGACGGCGCTGATCGCCGTGGTGCTCGCGCTGTCCACGCTGAAGGTGGCGGTGGTGAGCCTCGGCGCGGTGGCCATGGGGCTCGTGCTGCAGCCGGCGCTGAGGTTCGTGGAGAAGAAGCGGTGGCTGAGGTTCTCCGTTAACCCGGATCTCCCGGAGATCGGCGTGATtcgcccgcccgccgcgccggacGAGCCGTTGGTTCCGTAG
- the LOC4330431 gene encoding myb family transcription factor PHL11 codes for MFEGMERAGYGVGVGGAGAVGAGVVLSRDPKPRLRWTPDLHERFVEAVTKLGGPDKATPKSVLRLMGMKGLTLYHLKSHLQKYRLGKQNKKDTGLEASRGAFAAHGISFASAAPPTIPSAENNNAGETPLADALRYQIEVQRKLHEQLEVQKKLQMRIEAQGKYLQTILEKAQNNLSYDATGTANLEATRTQLTDFNLALSGFMNNVSQVCEQNNGELAKAISEDNLRTTNLGFQLYHGIQDSDDVKCSQDEGLLLLDLNIKGGGYDHLSSNAMRGGESGLKISQHRR; via the exons ATGTTCGAGGGGATGGAGAGGGCGGGctacggcgtcggcgtcggcggcgcgggggcggtGGGAGCCGGGGTGGTGCTGTCGCGGGACCCCAAGCCGCGGCTGCGGTGGACGCCCGACCTGCACGAGCGCTTCGTCGAGGCCGTCACCAAGCTCGGCGGGCCTGACA AGGCAACCCCCAAGTCGGTGTTGAGACTGATGGGCATGAAAGGTCTCACCTTGTACCACCTCAAGAGCCATCTTCAG AAATATAGGCTTGGAAAGCAGAACAAGAAAGATACAGGCCTAGAAGCCAGCAGAGGAG CATTTGCTGCACATGGCATCAGTTTTGCCTCTGCTGCACCTCCTACCATCCCATCGGCTGAAAATAACAATGCAGG AGAAACGCCACTGGCCGATGCGCTGCGGTATCAAATTGAAGTCCAACGGAAACTGCACGAACAGCTTGAG GTTCAGAAGAAGCTTCAAATGCGAATTGAGGCCCAAGGGAAATACCTGCAGACGATACTGGAGAAAGCCCAGAACAACCTCTCCTATGATGCAACTGGAACTGCAAACCTCGAAGCAACCAGAACGCAGCTTACAGATTTCAACCTGGCTCTTTCAGGATTCATGAACAATGTTTCACAAGTGTGTGAACAGAACAATGGAGAGCTAGCGAAAGCGATATCTGAAGACAATCTCAGAACTACCAATCTAGGCTTTCAGCTCTACCATGGAATTCAGGATTCCGACGATGTCAAGTGTTCTCAAGATGAGGGCTTACTGCTGCTAGATTTGAATATCAAAGGAGGAGGATATGACCATCTGTCCTCCAATGCCATGCGAGGCGGCGAATCCGGTCTGAAGATTAGTCAGCACAGGAGGTAA
- the LOC4330432 gene encoding ubiquinol oxidase 1c, mitochondrial-like, producing the protein MGSRAAGSVLLRHLCPRVSSSTSAAAHAHAQRPPLAGAGGGGVALWARLLSTSAAAAKEETAASKENTGSTAAAKAEATKAAKEGPASATASPVASSYWGIEASKLASKDGVEWKWSCFRPWETYSPDTTIDLKKHHEPKVLLDKVAYWTVKALRVPTDIFFQRRYGCRAMMLETVAAVPGMVGGMLLHLRSLRRFEHSGGWIRALLEEAENERMHLMTFMEVAKPRWYERALVLAVQGVFFNAYFLGYLLSPKLAHRVVGYLEEEAIHSYTEYLKDIEAGKIENVPAPPIAIDYWRLPAGATLKDVVVVVRADEAHHRDVNHFASDVHFQGMDLKDIPAPLDYH; encoded by the exons ATGGGCTCCCGCGCTGCTGGATCagtcctcctccgccacctctgCCCCCGAGTCTCCAGCTCGACCTCTGCGGCTGCGCATGCGCATGCGCAGCGGCCTCCgttagccggcgccggcggagggggCGTGGCCTTGTGGGCGCGACTTCtgtccacctccgccgccgcggcgaaggaggagacgGCCGCGTCCAAGGAGAACACcgggagcaccgccgccgcgaaggCGGAGGCGACGAAGGCCGCCAAGGAAGGGCCGGCCAGTGCGACTGCGAGTCCCGTGGCGAGCAGCTACTGGGGCATCGAGGCGTCGAAGCTCGCGAGCAAGGACGGCGTCGAGTGGAAGTGGTCTTGCTTCAGA CCATGGGAGACGTACTCGCCGGACACGACGATCGACCTGAAGAAGCACCACGAGCCGAAGGTGCTGCTCGACAAGGTCGCCTACTGGACCGTCAAGGCGCTGCGCGTGCCCACTGACATCTTCTTCCAG AGGAGGTACGGGTGCCGCGCGATGATGCtggagacggtggcggcggtgccggGGATGGTGGGCGGCATGCTGCTGCACCTCCGGTCGCTCCGCCGCTTCGAGCACAGCGGCGGCTGGATCCGCGCGCTGCTGGAGGAGGCCGAGAACGAGCGGATGCACCTCATGACCTTCATGGAGGTGGCCAAGCCGAGGTGGTACGAGCGCGCGCTCGTGCTCGCCGTCCAGGGCGTCTTCTTCAACGCCTACTTCCTCGGCTACCTCCTGTCCCCCAAGCTCGCGCACCGCGTCGTCGGCTACCTCGAGGAGGAGGCCATCCACTCCTACACCGAGTACCTCAAGGACATCGAGGCCGGCAAGATCGAGAAcgtccccgcgccgccgatCGCCATCGACTACTGGcgcctccccgccggcgccacgctcaaggacgtcgtcgtcgtcgtccgcgccGACGAGGCACACCACCGCGACGTCAACCACTTCGCGTCG GATGTTCATTTTCAGGGGATGGATCTCAAGGATATCCCTGCCCCGCTCGATTATCACTGA
- the LOC4330433 gene encoding polyamine transporter PUT1 isoform X1 — protein sequence MGECGTEYRGLPDGDAGGPMPSSARTVSMIPLIFLIFYEVSGGPFGIEDSVGAAGPLLAIIGFLVLPVIWSIPEALITAELGAMFPENGGYVVWVASALGPYWGFQQGWMKWLSGVIDNALYPVLFLDYLKSGVPALGGGAPRAFAVVGLTAVLTLLNYRGLTVVGWVAICLGVFSLLPFFVMGLIALPKLRPARWLVIDLHNVDWNLYLNTLFWNLNYWDSISTLAGEVKNPGKTLPKALFYAVIFVVVAYLYPLLAGTGAVPLDRGQWTDGYFADIAKLLGGAWLMWWVQSAAALSNMGMFVAEMSSDSYQLLGMAERGMLPSFFAARSRYGTPLAGILFSASGVLLLSMMSFQEIVAAENFLYCFGMLLEFVAFILHRVRRPDAARPYRVPLGTAGCVAMLVPPTALIAVVLALSTLKVAVVSLGAVAMGLVLQPALRFVEKKRWLRFSVNPDLPEIGVIRPPAAPDEPLVP from the coding sequence ATGGGCGAGTGCGGCACGGAGTACAGGGGCCtccccgacggcgacgccggcgggccAATGCCGTCGTCGGCACGCACGGTTTCGATGATCCCGctcatcttcctcatcttctACGAGGTGTCCGGCGGGCCGTTCGGGATCGAGGACAGCGTGGGCGCGGCCGGGCCGCTGCTCGCCATCATCGGCTTCTTGGTCCTCCCCGTCATCTGGAGCATCCCGGAGGCGCTGATCACGGCGGAGCTGGGCGCCATGTTCCCGGAGAACGGCGGGTACGTCGTGTGGGTGGCGTCGGCGCTCGGCCCGTACTGGGGGTTCCAGCAAGGGTGGATGAAGTGGTTGAGCGGCGTCATCGACAACGCGCTCTACCCCGTCCTCTTCTTGGACTACCTCAAGTCCGGCGTCCCGGCGCTCGGCGGAGGCGCGCCGAGGgcgttcgccgtcgtcggcctGACGGCCGTGCTGACATTGCTGAATTACCGGGGGCTCACCGTCGTCGGATGGGTGGCGATCTGCCTTGGcgtcttctccctcctccctttttTCGTCATGGGGCTCATCGCGCTCCCCAAGCTCCGGCCGGCGAGGTGGCTCGTGATCGACCTCCACAACGTCGATTGGAATCTGTACCTGAACACTCTGTTCTGGAACCTCAACTACTGGGATTCGATCAGCACGTTGGCCGGCGAGGTGAAGAATCCCGGCAAGACGCTGCCCAAGGCGCTGTTCTACGCGGTCATCTTCGTGGTGGTCGCCTACCTGTACCCTCTCCTCGCCGGGACGGGAGCCGTGCCGCTGGACAGGGGGCAGTGGACAGACGGCTACTTCGCGGACATCGCGAAGCTGCTCGGCGGCGCGTGGCTGATGTGGTGGgtgcagtcggcggcggcgctgtcgaACATGGGCATGTTCGTGGCGGAGATGAGCAGCGACTCGTACCAGCTGCTGGGCATGGCGGAGCGGGGCATGCTCCCGTCCTTCTTCGCGGCGCGGTCGCGGTACGGCACGCCGCTGGCGGGCATCCTCTTCTCGGCCTCCGGCGTGCTGCTGCTCTCGATGATGAGCTTCCAGGAGATCGTGGCGGCCGAGAACTTCCTCTACTGCTTCGGCATGCTCCTCGAGTTCGTCGCCTTCATCCTGCACCGGGTGAGGCGCCCCGACGCGGCGCGCCCATACAGGGTGCCGCTGGGCACAGCCGGGTGCGTGGCGATGCTGGTGCCGCCGACGGCGCTGATCGCCGTGGTGCTCGCGCTGTCCACGCTGAAGGTGGCGGTGGTGAGCCTCGGCGCGGTGGCCATGGGGCTCGTGCTGCAGCCGGCGCTGAGGTTCGTGGAGAAGAAGCGGTGGCTGAGGTTCTCCGTTAACCCGGATCTCCCGGAGATCGGCGTGATtcgcccgcccgccgcgccggacGAGCCGTTGGTTCCGTAG